From one Triticum urartu cultivar G1812 chromosome 3, Tu2.1, whole genome shotgun sequence genomic stretch:
- the LOC125548545 gene encoding heavy metal-associated isoprenylated plant protein 2-like — protein MKMVLKVPMVCKKCKSCVLTIVSKVKGVKSMAYDEEKSTLTVVGEVDVVVVVDALRKGKHPATVVTVGDEKKEAEEKKKKEEEEKKKKEAEEKKKKECLEKMQKCCLKACPPPLYCPKACSPPRHCPPPPRCPPQSYCYVDDSGPCTIV, from the exons ATGAAG ATGGTGCTTAAGGTGCCGATGGTCTGCAAGAAGTGCAAATCTTGCGTCCTTACGATTGTGTCCAAGGTCAAAG GCGTCAAGTCGATGGCATACGACGAGGAGAAGAGCACGCTGACGGTGGTGGGGGAAGTGGACGTGGTGGTGGTCGTCGACGCGCTGCGCAAGGGGAAGCACCCGGCGACAGTGGTGACGGTGGGCGACGAGAAGAAGGaagcggaggagaagaagaagaaggaggaagaggagaagaagaagaaggaggccgaggagaagaagaagaaggaatgcCTGGAGAAGATGCAGAAGTGCTGCCTCAAGGCTTGCCCGCCGCCACTCTACTGCCCCAAGGCTTGCTCGCCGCCACGCCACTGCCCGCCGCCACCCCGCTGCCCGCCGCAATCCTACTGCTACGTCGACGACTCCGGCCCCTGCACCATCGTGTGA
- the LOC125544561 gene encoding 50S ribosomal protein L15-like codes for MLRRASQLLRTVPTAAVFPRRLPQPHRHPLPAPPAYLLPAPRQPSYFYATESAAARPPKVPRPLRTVGSLLRLNDIRDNPGATQQKTRKGRGIGSGKGKTAGRGHKGQKARGTARFGFEGGQTPLRRRLPRRGFKNRFSLTFQPCGLGKIAKLINAGKIDSSELITMKTLKDTSAIGKQIKDGIRLMGRGAEEIKWPIHLEVSRATARAKAAVEAAGGTVRLVYYNKLGFRALLKPEWFAKKGRLIPKAARPPPKQRDKVDSIGRLPAPTKPLPFTPEELEFTAKREAAKVIAA; via the exons ATGTTGCGCCGCGCCTCCCAGCTCCTCCGCACCGTCCCCACCGCCGCCGTGTTCCCCCGCCGCCTCCCGCAACCGCACCGGCACCCGCTTCCAGCCCCACCCGCCTATCTCCTCCCCGCCCCCAGGCAACCATCGTACTTCTACGCCACCGAGTCAGCGGCGGCGCGGCCACCAAAGGTGCCGCGGCCACTGAGGACGGTGGGGAGCCTGCTGAGGCTGAACGACATCCGCGACAACCCCGGCGCGACGCAGCAGAAGACGCGCAAGGGCCGCGGGATCGGCTCCGGGAAGGGCAAGACGGCGGGGCGCGGGCACAAGGGCCAGAAGGCGCGCGGCACCGCTCGCTTCGGCTTCGAGGGCGGCCAGACCCCGCTgcgccgccgtctcccccgccgCGGCTTCAAGAACCGCTTCTCGCTCACGTTCCAG CCCTGTGGACTGGGAAAAATTGCGAAGCTCATCAATGCTGGAAAAATTGATTCCTCTGAATTGATCACAATGAAGACACTGAAG GATACAAGTGCCATTGGAAAACAAATAAAGGATGGGATTCGGTTAATGGGCCGTGGTGCAGAAGAAATCAAATGGCCAATTCACCTCGAG GTATCAAGGGCGACCGCAAGGGCGAAAGCTGCAGTTGAAGCAGCAGGTGGAACTGTAAGATTGGTGTACTACAACAAGCTTGGGTTCAGGGCACTACTCAAACCTGAATGGTTTGCAAAGAAGGGCCGCCTTATACCAAAAGCGGCGAGGCCTCCACCCAAGCAACGAGACAAGGTTGATAGCATTGGCCGACTACCTGCTCCCACAAAGCCACTTCCCTTCACACCGGAGGAATTAGAGTTTACTGCCAAGCGTGAAGCTGCTAAAGTGATCGCTGCATAG
- the LOC125544560 gene encoding DNA-directed RNA polymerase III subunit RPC3-like: protein MVSQHGILLAAGLISDHFGPLVAKVCDCLLRHGALQLTEIVRRLKLPQGQVKNSLLVLIQHNCVQAFSSPRGDRTITLYLAIFDNVLHRLRFSKFISVIRADIPESETLIEGLLQNGRLTFDQLVGRTISKVPEGTIQPAREEIRMNFNKLVYARYVERCPKAEPYFNPQEDEQSTAARRRVPKTAEEVLSLQQKVVNTATLSDPERFSEIPYGMEDASKTNDCPHNAVAGAKRKHGAFEVDEELNSTIAENEVLWRVNFEKFIFCLKKKFCADRKKPKLKVGTHPIWESFFEANLTDKDTNSVTSSTNGILEKLGQKEGTAAMTIGDIKPVLLDLQCTTSDGEEFTFDLRKMVEACRNEEIESLVKKKYGQEAFTIFRLLVTQGCAVETDQIIDTTILDKQIVHSTLYKLWNDGYIDTEKIASAAGTGYAQFFVWRAKNTFREQFIDNLYHAALNLRQMVNYIAELLLEGSKDETKLRNRKNILILALTRHDDSLMLFHDF from the exons atgGTGTCGCAGCATGGCATCCTCCTCGCCGCGGGCCTCATATCCGACCACTTCGGCCCCCTCGTAGCG AAGGTGTGCGACTGCCTCCTCCGCCACGGGGCGCTGCAGCTGACGGAGATTGTGCGCCGTCTCAAGCTCCCGCAGGGGCAAGTGAAGAACTCTCTCCTCGTCCTCATCCAGCACAACTGCGTTCAGGCCTTCTCATCGCCCAGAG GCGATAGGACCATCACGCTCTACTTGGCCATCTTCGACAATGTCCTGCATCGGCTGCGCTTCTCAAAGTTCATCTCTGTTATCCGCGCGGACATTCCAGAG TCAGAAACTCTTATTGAGGGATTGCTTCAGAATGGTAGGCTAACATTTGACCAACTTGTGGGACGCACAATCTCTAAAGTGCCAGAAG GCACCATCCAACCAGCAAGGGAAGAAATACGAATGAACTTCAACAAACTTGTGTATGCACGTTATGTGGAACGTTGCCCAAAAGCTGAACCCTATTTCAATCCACAGGAAGATGAACAATCTACAGCTGCAAGGAGAAGAGTTCCAAAA ACTGCCGAGGAGGTTCTTTCACTTCAGCAGAAAGTTGTCAATACTGCAACCCTTTCTGACCCAGAAAGGTTTTCTGAGATCCCATACGgcatggaggatgcatcaaagaCAAATGATTGTCCTCATAACGCTGTTGCAGGTGCTAAG CGGAAACACGGAGCCTTTGAGGTAGATGAAGAGCTCAACTCAACAATTGCAGAGAATGAAGTACTTTGGCGGGTAAATTTTGAGAAATTTATATTCTGTCTAAAGAAGAAG TTTTGTGCAGACCGAAAGAAACCAAAGCTGAAGGTTGGCACACATCCTATCTGGGAGTCATTTTTCGAAGCTAACTTAACTGACAAAGATACAAACTCTG TGACATCATCAACAAATGGTATTTTGGAGAAACTAGGACAAAAGGAAGGAACTGCAGCAATGACAATTGGTGACATAAAACCAGTCCTGCTGGATTTACAGTGTACTACTTCCGATGGGGAAGAATTTACTTTTG ATTTACGCAAAATGGTTGAAGCATGTAGAAATGAGGAG ATAGAGTCACTTGTGAAAAAGAAATACGGGCAAGAAGCTTTTACAATCTTTAGGCTATTGGTCACACAAGGTTGTGCAGTTGAGACAGATCAA ATTATTGACACAACAATTCTTGACAAGCAGATTGTTCATTCAACTTTGTACAAACTATGGAACGATGGCTACATAGATACAGAG AAAATCGCTTCCGCAGCAGGAACAGGGTACGCACAGTTTTTCGTATGGAGAGCCAAAAATACATTTCGTGAGCAGTTCATCGATAATCTCTACCATGCTGCTTTGAACTTGCGCCAGATGGTGAATTACATTGCTGAACTTCTGCTCGAG GGTTCGAAGGACGAAACAAAGCTGCGGAACAGAAAGAACATTCTGATCCTGGCCCTCACGAGACATGATGACTCTCTCATGCTGTTCCATGATTTTTGA